In Zea mays cultivar B73 chromosome 7, Zm-B73-REFERENCE-NAM-5.0, whole genome shotgun sequence, the following proteins share a genomic window:
- the LOC541744 gene encoding myb-related protein Hv1 isoform X1 translates to MGRSPCCEKAHTNKGAWTKEEDDRLVAYIKAHGEGCWRSLPKAAGLVRCGKSCRLRWINYLRPDLKRGNFTEEEDELIIKLHSLLGNKWSLIAGRLPGRTDNEIKNYWNTHIRRKLLSRGIDPVTHRPINEHTSNITISFEDWGQGKALKCPDLNLDLCISPPCQEEEEAMLLRPVKREEAGLCFSCSLGLPKSADCKCSNFLGLRTAMLDFRRLEMK, encoded by the exons GGGCGCGTGGACCAAGGAGGAGGACGACCGTCTGGTGGCGTACATCAAGGCGCACGGCGAGGGGTGCTGGCGCTCCCTTCCCAAGGCCGCCGGACTTGTGCGCTGCGGCAAGAGCTGCCGCCTCCGGTGGATCAACTACCTGCGGCCCGACCTCAAGCGCGGCAACTTcacggaggaggaggacgagctcATCATCAAGCTCCACAGCCTACTCGGCAACAA ATGGTCCCTGATCGCTGGAAGGCTGCCGGGCAGGACCGACAACGAGATCAAGAACTACTGGAACACGCACATCCGGCGGAAGCTGCTGAGCAGGGGGATCGACCCGGTGACACACCGCCCCATCAACGAGCACACGTCCAACATAACCATATCGTTCGAGGACTGGGGCCAGGGGAAGGCGCTCAAGTGCCCCGACCTGAACCTGGACCTCTGCATCAGCCCGCCGtgccaggaggaggaggaggccatGCTGCTGAGGCCGGTGAAGCGGGAGGAGGCCGGGCTCTGCTTCAGCTGCAGCCTGGGGCTCCCCAAGAGCGCGGACTGCAAGTGCAGCAACTTCCTCGGGCTCAGGACCGCCATGCTCGACTTCAGAAGACTCGAGATGAAATGA